A window from Candidatus Thermoplasmatota archaeon encodes these proteins:
- a CDS encoding 30S ribosomal protein S2 yields MDEVSDTQPQTETSTSLLIPEDVYLTSGVHIGTQQKSADMKEFIFKVRNDGLYVLDVKKTDERIRIASKFLSKFDPQRILIVSARQYGQKPAKVFGKSIGAMVVAGRFVPGSLTNPILPKFTEPEVLFVTDPAADEQALREALNIGIPIVG; encoded by the coding sequence ATGGACGAGGTATCAGACACCCAACCGCAGACTGAGACCAGCACATCACTCTTGATTCCAGAGGACGTCTACCTCACATCAGGTGTTCACATCGGCACTCAGCAGAAGAGTGCCGACATGAAGGAGTTCATCTTCAAGGTCAGGAATGATGGACTGTATGTCCTTGACGTCAAGAAGACGGACGAGCGCATAAGAATCGCGTCGAAGTTCCTCTCGAAGTTCGACCCGCAGAGGATTTTGATTGTCTCAGCAAGGCAGTACGGCCAGAAGCCCGCGAAAGTCTTCGGGAAGAGCATTGGCGCAATGGTTGTCGCTGGCCGTTTCGTTCCCGGTTCGCTCACCAACCCGATCCTTCCGAAGTTCACGGAGCCAGAGGTCCTTTTCGTGACGGACCCCGCAGCCGATGAGCAGGCACTCAGGGAAGCCCTCAACATCGGGATACCGATCGTTGG
- a CDS encoding DNA-directed RNA polymerase subunit K gives MLKYTRFERARIIGARALQISLGAPILVDVADETIEPIEISIMEFDKGVIPMTVKRD, from the coding sequence ATCTTGAAGTACACCCGATTCGAGAGAGCGCGGATAATAGGCGCGAGGGCACTTCAGATAAGCCTGGGAGCACCGATACTTGTGGATGTAGCTGACGAGACCATCGAGCCCATCGAGATCTCCATAATGGAGTTCGACAAGGGAGTCATACCGATGACCGTCAAGAGAGACTGA
- a CDS encoding acetyl ornithine aminotransferase family protein produces MPKVPNIRVEPPGPEAKKIVAKDVEYIVKATKTAPLVFKKAEGSVIEDVDGNTYIDFYAGVGVLNVGARHPKVVAAIKDQVDKYTHVAGTDFYCGLQSRLAERLAKTAPGSNKKMVFFSNTGAESVEAAIKIAKRGTGKQCFMDFLGAFHGRTTGAMTLTASKWVQREGYTATLMPGVFHVPYAYCYRCIYKMEYPTCGMWCAKVIEDVYFENQIPPNDLAAISMEVIQGEGGYVVPPKEFVRMVFDLTRKYKCLFIDDEVQSGIGRTGKMWAAEHFDIAPDIICSAKSLGGGLPIAATIVDAKLDFDRYGRHSNTFGGASLSHAAALATLDVIEGEKLLDRATKVGRDMKKRLQEMQEKYEIIGDTRGLGMMLAHEFVQDRKSKKNAAKSRDLISDMAFKKGLMLLPCGKSNIRYIPPLNIPQEQLDAGLEILEGCIKHVDKNRAE; encoded by the coding sequence ATGCCAAAGGTTCCGAACATCAGAGTAGAGCCTCCGGGCCCGGAGGCCAAGAAGATTGTCGCCAAGGACGTCGAGTACATCGTCAAGGCGACGAAGACCGCGCCTCTCGTTTTCAAGAAAGCAGAGGGCTCAGTGATTGAGGACGTCGACGGTAACACCTACATAGACTTCTACGCAGGTGTCGGCGTCCTGAACGTGGGAGCGAGGCATCCCAAGGTCGTCGCTGCGATCAAGGATCAAGTGGACAAGTACACACACGTCGCAGGCACTGATTTCTACTGCGGTCTGCAGTCCAGGCTCGCAGAGAGGTTGGCCAAGACCGCGCCTGGCAGCAACAAGAAGATGGTTTTCTTCTCCAACACAGGGGCGGAGTCCGTCGAGGCGGCTATCAAGATCGCGAAGAGGGGGACTGGGAAGCAGTGCTTCATGGACTTCCTCGGGGCGTTCCATGGCAGGACTACCGGTGCGATGACGCTAACGGCATCTAAGTGGGTCCAGAGGGAAGGATATACGGCGACACTGATGCCCGGCGTGTTCCACGTCCCCTACGCGTACTGCTACAGATGCATCTACAAGATGGAGTACCCAACCTGCGGCATGTGGTGCGCTAAGGTCATCGAAGACGTTTATTTCGAGAACCAGATACCGCCGAACGACCTCGCGGCAATCAGCATGGAGGTCATTCAAGGCGAGGGTGGATACGTTGTGCCTCCGAAGGAGTTCGTGAGGATGGTCTTCGACCTCACGAGGAAGTACAAGTGCCTATTCATCGACGACGAGGTTCAGTCTGGCATCGGAAGGACCGGCAAGATGTGGGCGGCAGAGCACTTCGATATCGCCCCTGACATCATCTGCAGCGCGAAGTCCCTGGGTGGTGGCCTCCCAATCGCGGCCACGATCGTGGACGCGAAGCTCGACTTCGACAGGTACGGAAGGCACTCGAACACATTCGGCGGAGCATCGTTATCACACGCCGCCGCGCTCGCGACGCTCGACGTCATCGAGGGCGAGAAGCTCCTGGACAGGGCCACGAAGGTCGGCAGGGACATGAAGAAGAGGCTCCAGGAGATGCAGGAGAAGTACGAGATCATAGGCGACACCCGCGGCCTGGGTATGATGCTCGCCCACGAGTTCGTCCAGGACAGAAAGAGCAAGAAGAACGCCGCGAAGAGCCGGGACCTGATCTCCGACATGGCCTTCAAGAAGGGCCTGATGCTCCTGCCATGCGGCAAGTCGAACATCAGATACATCCCACCGCTCAACATCCCGCAGGAACAGCTTGATGCGGGCCTCGAAATCCTCGAGGGATGCATCAAGCACGTCGACAAGAACAGAGCGGAATAG
- a CDS encoding zinc ribbon domain-containing protein, whose amino-acid sequence MEVARLSDENRESNHDNVIATLYRLDPERLAAVRRAISGITRCPQCDAPNRADQPRCDSCGAKLYPEVPDNEEEKGLKEEMRRSGRR is encoded by the coding sequence ATGGAAGTGGCTCGATTGTCCGACGAGAACCGAGAGAGTAATCATGATAACGTCATAGCGACTCTCTACAGGCTGGATCCCGAACGCTTGGCCGCGGTCAGACGGGCGATATCCGGCATCACACGATGTCCGCAGTGCGACGCCCCCAACCGCGCGGACCAACCGAGGTGCGACAGTTGCGGGGCGAAGCTGTATCCTGAGGTCCCTGACAACGAAGAAGAGAAGGGACTGAAGGAGGAAATGCGGAGGAGCGGACGCCGCTGA